The genomic stretch CTGCGTTGACGGCGATATCGGCATCACCGCCGCGAGAAGCCCTGTCTTTGCCTGGCACGATCCGCGCGAGCTGCGCGACAGTGAGCATTATCACTATCAGGACCAGGGCCTGCAGCGCTTCAGCGTGCGGCTCCTGCCCCAGACGGGCGACGATATGGGAGAGGCAAGCCGGCTTGCTGAAATGATGGTCATGCCGCCCCGGGTGATGATGGAAAGCTTCCATCCCGGCGACATGCCTGCCGCACGTGAACTGATTTCAGGTCTTGAGGAAACGCCCGGTCTGCGGCTGACGGCGCTCAAACCCTGGGAAGACGATCCTGCGGCGACCGTGATGCGCTTCGTCAACGACACGCCCGGCCCGATTTCGGCCCGGCTTGGGCTTGACTTTGCCGGCGGCCATCTGCTTTCGCTCGCCCTCGAACCGTTCGAAATCCGTACGCTGGCCATAACGCCCTCCGGCAAGATCGTCACCCTCGACCTTCTCGAATTCGAACCCGACCGCAAACTTCACCTCCTGTCCGAAGGTATCTGACCATGGCCCGCCAACCCGAAATCTGGCCGCCTCTCCTCACCCCGTTTCTCGAAAACGGGGAGATTGATTTTGATGCCATTCAGGGCCTCGTCGATTTCTATGTCGCGCGCGGCGTCGCCGGCTTGCTTGTCACCGGACTTTCTGCCGAACCGCTCACGATGAACGATACCGAGCGGGCAGCGGTTATCAGGGCCGCTGTCCGCGCGGTTGCGGGAAGGGTTCCCGTCGCCGCCTCGGTGTTCTGCAGGCAAGGCGAAGGCTGGCCGGATGCGATTGCGCGTGTGCGGGCGATCGGCGGCGTTGACTGCTGCGTCCTTCTGACCGGACACCTGGTCGTTGAGGGCGAAAGCGACGAGGCCTTTCTCGCATGCCTTGAGACGATCATCGCAGATAGCACCGGCGATCTCGGTCTCTACGAGGCGCCCCGCCCCTACAAGCGGCTGATCTCCGACAAGGCTCTTGCCTGTGCGGCGCAGAGCGGACGCTTCACCTTCTTGAAGGATACCTGCTGCAGCCTTGCGCAAATAAAACGCAGGATCGGAATTGTCAGCGGCAGCCGACTGAAGCTGATGAACGCCGAAGTGGCAACATTTCGGGCCTCGTTCGAGGCCGGTGCGGACGGGTTCTGCGGCCTGATGGCCAATGTGTTTCCGGACCTGCTCCAGCGGGCTGCGAGCGAGGAGACCGATGCACTCTCGCTGTTGCTGACTGCCGGAGATATGGCCCTGGAACAGAGCTATCCCGGCTCGGCCAAGGCCCTGCTCGGCGAAAGGTATGGCCTCGGCCTGACCAGTTTCTCACGCGTTTTGGGGCGGATGACGACATGTCAGGACTGCACCGGGCTTTTCGCGCTCGATGAGTACTTCAACAGATACCAGAAAACGCGCTAAAAGAGCATTTTTGATGAGGCTCGTACTCCATGGCAGATAAGCGCGTCACGATCGGCGATATCGCAGAGGCGGTCGGTCTTTCGACCTCGACCGTCTCGCGCGCGCTCAGCGGCAAGGGCTATGTCGCCGCCGACGTCAAGGCGCGCGTCGTCACCGCGGCGCAGAAGATCGGCTATGTGCCGGACCTCAATGCCCGCAATCTCAGACAGGGCTCCAGCACACAGATCGGTCTCGTCGTCTCGAGTATTCTGGACCCCTTCTATGCCGAGCTTGCCACGGGTTTTCAGGAGGTCGCCCGAGCGGAGGGCTACGAGGTTATCCTGATCATCGATCGCGCCGATCCGAAGGAGCAGAAGGCGGCGGTGAAATCGCTGATCGCCATGGGTGTTTCGGCGATCGCGATCACGCCGGTCTCGGCCGAGGCGGTGGCGAGCGTGCGCGATTTCGGCCGGCCGGTCCTGCAGATCGACCGTTCCGTCAGCGACGCCAACGCCCTTGTCGCAGGCGACAACCGGGCCGGCGGCAAGATGGCGACCGAACATCTGATCGGCTTCGGCCACGAACGGATCGCCCTCCTCATCGATCACGACCAGTGGACGACCGGACGGGCACGCATCGAGGGCTGGCGCGAAGCCTTCACCGAGCGCGGCCTTGCCGTGCCGGAAGACCTCATTTTCAAGCTCGGCTCCTCCGACGCGGAAATCGCCTCCGGTCTTGACCGGTTCGTCGGCGCGCTGAAAACAAAATCGATCACTGCGATCTTCTCGGCCAACAGCGTCGTCTCGCAGCGCTTTTACGTGGCGCTTGGCAAGCACGGTGTGCGCGTTCCAGAAGATGTCTCGGTGGTGGCCTATGACGATGCGCTCTGGATGACCATGGTGACCCCGACCATCAGCGCCGTCAGCCAGCATGTCGAAGAAATGGGCCGTCATGCAGCGGAATTGCTCATCCGACAGATCGGCGCGGGCCGTAAAGGCCCTTGGCCCGTTCGCACCTTTGTTCAACCGAGCCTGATAGCGCGTTCCAGCGTGCTCGCTCTGCATGACGGGCGGCAATCGAGCCCCAGTCTCTGACACGGCAAAGACCGCAGGCGCCGAAACACCGGCCGGCCGCTCAGTCGTGCCAACCAAGGCGCTGGGAGATCACGCGCGCCTGATAGACGACGATCTTGGCCAGATCCGGGATTTCGTTTTCGGGAATCTGCCAGGCCGGACCGTTGACGCTGATGCCGGCGAATACGCGGCCGTTCTGATCGTGGATCGGAGCGCCGAGACATCGCAGTCCTGGCTGATGCTCCTCATTGTCCACGGCATAGCCCTTCTCGCGAATTTCGGCCAGGGCCCTGCGCAGGTCATCGGGATCGGTCATTGTCTGGTCGGTGTAGCGCGACATGCCCGCCGAAATCACCCGTTCGACGGCCTCCTCAGTCTGAAATGCGAGGATCGCCTTGCCGATGCTCGTGCAATGCACCGGCGCGTTCTCGATCATGCCCGCTTTGGTATGGCTTTCGTTTCCGGTACCCACACGATGGATGACAACAGCCTGCATCCCGTCGAAAACAGCAAGATGAACGGTCTGGCCGGTCATGTGCTGAAGAGATTCCATCATCGGCCGGGCTTCCCGGCGCACATCGAGATTGGCGAGCACGATATCGCCGAACTCGAACAGCCGGAGCCCCAGGCGATAGCTGTCACGCTCCCTGTCCTGATCCAGGAACCCGACCTCCCGCATGGAAGCCACAAGCCGGTGCGTCGTGCTCTTCGGAAACCCCGTCCGCTGGCATATCGTCGCAAGCGACAATGCGCGGTCATTGACCGAAAAGCACTCCAGGATGCGCACCACCTTCGACAGTGACTTCAGTCCCTCATCGCCTCTGGTTTTCACCCGTGCTGCCTGATCGTCTTTCATGATTACCCCCAACAGCGTTCCGTGAACCCACCTTCCAAAATAAGAAATCCAATCCCGTTATACGGAAGAACTAAATCGTTTCAGGCTCTAGACAAAGTTTGAAACGGATTTCTTGAGAGGCATCATAACCGACATCGCCTGCGCAGTAAATCCCGCTATTCGGAACACCATTCTTTTTTTTGGGATTTGTGTTGACAGTCCCGACCTCCGATGAGAGCATTAATTCGCGGTACAGCATTCCGCTATGCGGTATTGCGCCAGGGAGGCTTGACTGGCGTGCAGCGCCATTGCGATTGAGCGCGGCCGTTTCAGACTGCAAAGGGCGTCGGCTTTTCTGCCCGCGTCGAACAAAGGGGGATTCTGGACCGCAGGGCCTTGTCGGCCCTTTTCGGAACCCAAAAGGAAGATTGGGAGGAGAATTCAATGACTATTCTGAAGACGCTTCTGGCAACGACGGTGATCGTTGTCGGCGGTATTTCGGCAGCGTGCGCCGAATACCCGGAACGGCCGATCACGCTGATCGTGCCCTGGGGCGCGGGCGGCGGAACGGATGCCACCGGACGGATCCTGGCAACGCTGATGGAAGAAGAGCTGGGCCAGCCGATCAATGTCGTCAACCGCACCGGCGGCGGCAGCGTCATCGGCCACAAGGAAATCGCCGATGCCGATCCCGATGGTTACACGCTGGGCATCATCACCACGGAACTGTCGATGTTCCATTGGCTCGGCACATCCGAACTGACCTACAAGGATTTCACGCCGCTCGGCCTTTATAACGCCGACCCGTCCGCCGTGGTCGTCAGAACCGACGGCCCGTTCGACAGCATGGACGCGCTTACAGCGGCGATCGAGGAAAATGCCGCGGCGATCCGGGCCGGCGGCGCCAATCAGGGCGGCGTCAATCACCTGGCCTATGTCACGCTGGTGAACGAGCTTGACGGCAACAGGGCATTCTGGGTGCCGACCGAAGGCGCCGCTCCCGCCCTGCAACTGCTGGCATCCGGAGCGATCGATGTCGGCGTCGTCCAGCTTCCCGAGGCTCAGGGATTGATCGATGCGGGCGAACTGAAGGCACTTTCGATCCTCGGGACCAAGCGCGATCCGGCACACCCTGACCTGCCGACGATCAAGGAAAGCACGGGGATCGACTTTCCGATCAATGGCTGGCGTGGCCTCGGCGGGCCAAGCGACCTCCCCGACGACGTCAGCGCGAAGCTGATCGAGGTCATGGCCGATGTCGTCAGCAGCCACGCATTCGCCGACCTGATGGCCAAGCGCTCCTACGGCGTCGTGTGGGAAGGCGGCGACGCCTTCGTCGACTACCTCGCCCAGCGTGATGAGGCCTTCGGAAAGGCCATGAACGCCGCCGGTCTCGTCAAGGACTGACGGACCGGACCGGCCGCCGAAGGCACGCCATTCAACAACTGAAGTACGGATTTTTCGGCCGTATCCCGGTCGGAGCGCCTTCGGCCGTCTGCTCCCGACACCAACGGAAAGGAGTGAGGCCATGAGTGACACCTCACCAGAAGACCACAATGCAGACCGCATCGCCACCGGCGTTCCGGACACCGTCCTCGGATTGCTTTTCGTGATCGGCGGCGTGGTTCTGGCTATCACCGGAACGCGGATGGAAGGGCTCGGCGGCATGACGATCGGCGGGGGAACCCTGCCGATCATCATCGGCTGCGCATTCATTCTGGCGGGCGGCATCCTGGCGTTTCAGGGACGCGCGGAAATCGCGATGCTGCGCCGTCATGCGGCCGTGCTTTTCAAACGCGAGGATTTCACCTGGTTTCCGGTCACCGTGCTGGTGAGCCTTGGCCTCTATACCCTGCTTCTGGAATCCGTCGGTTTCCTGCCGCTTACCTTCCTGTTCATCCTGCTGATGATCCGCATCGGCGGCGGCGGCCTGGTGCGCGGCGGCCTCTATGCAGCATTCCTGACGGTGTTCATCTACGTCCTCTTCGTCAACGGACTTCGCGTTCCGTTGCCGGTCGGCATTCTCGGGTGAGGAGAAACGGCCATGCATGTCTTTCTCGAAGCAACCGAACTTGTCATCACGCCCTATACATTGCTGGTGATCTGCGCCGCGGCCACTTTCGGCCTTTTCGTCGGGGCCATTCCCGGCCTCACCGCCACGATGGCGACGGCCCTGCTCGTGCCTTTCTCGTTCTACATGGATCCGGTTCCCGCCATCGCAGCGATCGTGGCCTGCACCACCATGGCCATCATTGCCGGCGACATTCCCGGAGCGCTGATGCGCATTCCCGGCACCCCGGCATCCGCAGCCTATGTCGACGAGGCCTATGCCATGACCAAGGCCGGCCGACCGGCGAAAGCGCTGGGCATTTCCATCTGCTCGTCTTCGGTCGGCGGCATGATCGGCTTTGTCGCCCTGCTCTTCATCGCGCCGGCCCTCGGCAAGATCGCACTGCAGTTTTCGAGTTTTGAATATTTCTGGCTGGCCATGCTGGGGCTGTCATGCGCGGCGCTGATCAGTTCGGGAAGCAAGGTCAAGGGAACGCTTTCGCTGCTTCTCGGTCTGTTCATCGCGACCGTCGGCCTCGACCCGCTGACGGCCACGCCCCGCTTTTCCTTCGGCTGGACGGAACTGATGGGGGGCATCAGCTTCATACCGGCCATGATCGGCATGTTCGCCCTGTCCGAAATCCTCCGGCACAAGGCCAGCGAGCCCGGCAAACGCGAACCGGTCATGAAGATCGGCAATCCGCTTGCCGGTATGGCGGGCACGCTTTGGCGTCATAAGTTCAATGTGCTTCGCGGCAGCGCGTTCGGCACGGTGATCGGCGCCCTGCCCGGCGCCGGCGGCGATCTCGGCGCCTGGATTTCCTATGCCATCTCGAAGAAATTCTCCAAAACGCCGGAAAAATTCGGGACCGGACATTCCGAAGGCCTGGTGGAGGCCTCCGCGACCAACAATGCCGCGCTGAGTTCGGCGTGGATCCCGGCCATGGTCTTCGGCATTCCCGGCGATGCGGTCACGGCCATTGCCGTTGGCGTTCTGGTGATGAAGGGGATGAATCCGGGCCCGACAATCTTCATCAACAATCCCCAGAACTTCTACGCGGTCATGATCGTCTTTGCGCTGGCGAACCTGCTGATCATCCCCCTCGGATGGCTAGCCGTACGTTTTTCGCGCTCGATCTTCCGCCTGTCGCGCACCTATCTCAACGCCTCCATTCTCGCCTTCTGCATCGTCGGCTCCTATGCGGTCAACAACTCGGTCTTCGGCGTCGGCGTGATGCTGGCCATGGGCGTGCTCGCCTTCATTCTCGAGAGCAAGGGGTTCCCGATCGCTCCGATCATCCTGGGCATCGTGATCGGGCCGCTCGTCGAGAAGAATTTTCTCACCTCGATGATCATCGCCGACGGGAACTTTCTGGGCTTCTTCGAACGCCCGATCGCCGCCGGACTGGGCCTCTTCACAATCGCCATCTGGGTGCTGCCCCTGATCATCAGAGGGGTCAGCCAAACCCGCAAGCTTGCCGGCGCGACCGGCGGGATCGCCAATACCGACCGGGGCCCGCAGTAAGGCGCGAGAAACCGGCAACTCGAAAAGAAAGGAGATGACGGAAAAGCAATACGGACGACACCCCCGTACCGGGACAACCATCGTTTGGAAAACTCCAGAAAGA from Martelella sp. AD-3 encodes the following:
- a CDS encoding LacI family DNA-binding transcriptional regulator; translated protein: MADKRVTIGDIAEAVGLSTSTVSRALSGKGYVAADVKARVVTAAQKIGYVPDLNARNLRQGSSTQIGLVVSSILDPFYAELATGFQEVARAEGYEVILIIDRADPKEQKAAVKSLIAMGVSAIAITPVSAEAVASVRDFGRPVLQIDRSVSDANALVAGDNRAGGKMATEHLIGFGHERIALLIDHDQWTTGRARIEGWREAFTERGLAVPEDLIFKLGSSDAEIASGLDRFVGALKTKSITAIFSANSVVSQRFYVALGKHGVRVPEDVSVVAYDDALWMTMVTPTISAVSQHVEEMGRHAAELLIRQIGAGRKGPWPVRTFVQPSLIARSSVLALHDGRQSSPSL
- a CDS encoding dihydrodipicolinate synthase family protein — its product is MARQPEIWPPLLTPFLENGEIDFDAIQGLVDFYVARGVAGLLVTGLSAEPLTMNDTERAAVIRAAVRAVAGRVPVAASVFCRQGEGWPDAIARVRAIGGVDCCVLLTGHLVVEGESDEAFLACLETIIADSTGDLGLYEAPRPYKRLISDKALACAAQSGRFTFLKDTCCSLAQIKRRIGIVSGSRLKLMNAEVATFRASFEAGADGFCGLMANVFPDLLQRAASEETDALSLLLTAGDMALEQSYPGSAKALLGERYGLGLTSFSRVLGRMTTCQDCTGLFALDEYFNRYQKTR
- a CDS encoding tripartite tricarboxylate transporter TctB family protein, with product MSDTSPEDHNADRIATGVPDTVLGLLFVIGGVVLAITGTRMEGLGGMTIGGGTLPIIIGCAFILAGGILAFQGRAEIAMLRRHAAVLFKREDFTWFPVTVLVSLGLYTLLLESVGFLPLTFLFILLMIRIGGGGLVRGGLYAAFLTVFIYVLFVNGLRVPLPVGILG
- a CDS encoding tripartite tricarboxylate transporter permease encodes the protein MHVFLEATELVITPYTLLVICAAATFGLFVGAIPGLTATMATALLVPFSFYMDPVPAIAAIVACTTMAIIAGDIPGALMRIPGTPASAAYVDEAYAMTKAGRPAKALGISICSSSVGGMIGFVALLFIAPALGKIALQFSSFEYFWLAMLGLSCAALISSGSKVKGTLSLLLGLFIATVGLDPLTATPRFSFGWTELMGGISFIPAMIGMFALSEILRHKASEPGKREPVMKIGNPLAGMAGTLWRHKFNVLRGSAFGTVIGALPGAGGDLGAWISYAISKKFSKTPEKFGTGHSEGLVEASATNNAALSSAWIPAMVFGIPGDAVTAIAVGVLVMKGMNPGPTIFINNPQNFYAVMIVFALANLLIIPLGWLAVRFSRSIFRLSRTYLNASILAFCIVGSYAVNNSVFGVGVMLAMGVLAFILESKGFPIAPIILGIVIGPLVEKNFLTSMIIADGNFLGFFERPIAAGLGLFTIAIWVLPLIIRGVSQTRKLAGATGGIANTDRGPQ
- a CDS encoding IclR family transcriptional regulator codes for the protein MKDDQAARVKTRGDEGLKSLSKVVRILECFSVNDRALSLATICQRTGFPKSTTHRLVASMREVGFLDQDRERDSYRLGLRLFEFGDIVLANLDVRREARPMMESLQHMTGQTVHLAVFDGMQAVVIHRVGTGNESHTKAGMIENAPVHCTSIGKAILAFQTEEAVERVISAGMSRYTDQTMTDPDDLRRALAEIREKGYAVDNEEHQPGLRCLGAPIHDQNGRVFAGISVNGPAWQIPENEIPDLAKIVVYQARVISQRLGWHD
- a CDS encoding tripartite tricarboxylate transporter substrate binding protein; the encoded protein is MTILKTLLATTVIVVGGISAACAEYPERPITLIVPWGAGGGTDATGRILATLMEEELGQPINVVNRTGGGSVIGHKEIADADPDGYTLGIITTELSMFHWLGTSELTYKDFTPLGLYNADPSAVVVRTDGPFDSMDALTAAIEENAAAIRAGGANQGGVNHLAYVTLVNELDGNRAFWVPTEGAAPALQLLASGAIDVGVVQLPEAQGLIDAGELKALSILGTKRDPAHPDLPTIKESTGIDFPINGWRGLGGPSDLPDDVSAKLIEVMADVVSSHAFADLMAKRSYGVVWEGGDAFVDYLAQRDEAFGKAMNAAGLVKD